In the genome of Natronorubrum sediminis, one region contains:
- the cobN gene encoding cobaltochelatase subunit CobN, which yields MTTIGIYTATENELGSIGQAAERLEDVELVVRSESDLEEEADIEEFVEELRDAAAALFWLHGAEDSMPGYDYATGALEDAGVPLIVKSTGDTFAFEDTTVSADHRDTVYDYLEKGGTINVENCCRFLLAEYEGRDGEYDDPTTLPTEGVYHPDYPGAGYEELLETHDPEQPTVAVWFYESHWTHENTRYVDAQVRALEEQGANALPIFCNPATDTEEQEDAEWVTDTWLLDEGGEPVVDAVLSSFMFSLSMDERGRSADDEGSSAEDVFLDRLGVPVLQTVTTMRSRSRYESSDTGVMGFELALSVALPEFDGNVITHPISGKERTDDAAEIGSAPKHHYPIEDRVDHATRLAVNWATLRHTPNEEKNVAVVLHNYPPSDDGIGTAFGLDSPESTVNLLSELEGRGYELDGEFPEDGQTLVEKLTAQLTLEDRWVAPEDVRDRSVDVVPTDTYADWFTEADERFQENILEEWGEVPNRPFAIPGVEFGNVLVTVQPPRGFGMDPSKVYHDSDLQPPHDYYAFYGWLKHTFEADAVVHLGTHGSLEWLPGKTVGLNGESAPDQLIDDIPNVYPYIVNNPGEGTQAKRRSYAAIVDYLTPVMRNAGTYDELSELEELANQYREAGMEDARADDGEHLEDLMREKVEELDLAVELGISGTIDEKADVRGPDEAGSTLAEGEVAGEDLTIDALVERIHEYLTDVKTTQIRLGLHTMSEPPADERLVEYLVALTRLENPGAPSLRESVAGALGVDYETMLNAPGEYDEALGMTYAEAADEVYETSVDLIETLAEHEFDVPESELEGGPDDEVNMNLLVVDLETIGNARAKSGAHDSLRKALAYICEEAQPRVQGAEDEIPRTADALSGEYVPPGGSGAPTRGGVDLLPTARNFYTLDPRKVPAKAAWQVGREVAEGVLERHLEESATPEESRGEGGEAAGVAEYPEEIGVVAWGTPTVRTRGETIAQVLAMMGVEPQWTDAGRIDDVEPIPLEELDRPRIDVTTRVSGLFRDAFPAAAGVIHDAVDAVVDLEEPHEMNYVKKHVEEEAEQLQEEEGLDESDAKKAALHRVFTTKPGGYGAGTNKAVDEGNWEDRSDLASVYVQWGGYAMGSRGKVSDAHDSFERRLSSVDATVKLEDTMEQDEFDSSDWYAFHGGFISAVSEISGEEPASYVGDSSDPDNVDVYTNEEKVRKAMRARVLNPDWLESMEEHGYKGAGDLSTTVDVTLGWDATTGVVSDTLWNEVAEKFAFDEDRQEWMRDVNPWALESISDTLLEAIERDLWDADEEIADRLRDLNLSVEGDLEARTTNEVVGAEVTNDD from the coding sequence ATGACAACGATCGGGATCTACACGGCGACGGAGAACGAACTCGGCTCGATCGGCCAGGCCGCCGAGCGCCTCGAGGACGTCGAACTGGTCGTTCGCTCGGAGAGCGACCTCGAGGAGGAAGCCGATATCGAGGAGTTCGTCGAGGAATTGCGCGACGCCGCAGCAGCACTGTTCTGGCTGCACGGCGCCGAAGACAGCATGCCGGGCTACGACTACGCGACGGGTGCGCTCGAGGACGCGGGAGTGCCGTTGATCGTCAAATCGACCGGCGACACCTTCGCGTTCGAGGATACGACGGTGAGTGCGGACCACCGCGACACCGTCTACGACTACCTCGAGAAGGGCGGGACGATCAACGTCGAAAACTGCTGTCGCTTCCTCCTCGCGGAGTACGAGGGGAGAGATGGCGAGTACGACGATCCGACGACGCTGCCGACGGAGGGCGTCTACCACCCCGACTACCCGGGGGCCGGCTACGAGGAGTTGCTCGAGACCCACGACCCCGAGCAGCCGACGGTCGCGGTCTGGTTCTACGAATCCCACTGGACCCACGAGAACACCCGCTACGTCGACGCCCAGGTACGGGCGCTCGAGGAGCAGGGAGCCAACGCCCTGCCGATCTTCTGTAATCCGGCGACGGACACCGAGGAGCAAGAGGATGCCGAGTGGGTAACCGACACCTGGCTCCTGGACGAAGGGGGGGAACCGGTCGTCGACGCCGTCCTCTCTTCGTTCATGTTCTCGCTCTCGATGGACGAGCGGGGCCGGAGCGCCGACGACGAGGGCTCGAGCGCGGAGGACGTCTTCCTCGACCGCCTCGGCGTCCCGGTCCTGCAGACGGTCACGACGATGCGCTCGCGTTCGCGCTACGAATCGAGCGACACCGGCGTGATGGGCTTCGAACTCGCTCTCTCGGTCGCTCTGCCAGAGTTCGACGGCAACGTCATCACGCACCCGATTTCGGGGAAAGAGCGAACCGACGACGCGGCCGAAATCGGTTCCGCACCGAAGCACCACTATCCCATCGAGGATCGAGTCGATCACGCGACACGACTCGCGGTCAACTGGGCGACGCTTCGACACACGCCGAACGAGGAGAAGAACGTCGCCGTCGTCCTGCACAACTACCCGCCGAGCGACGACGGGATCGGCACCGCGTTCGGACTCGACAGTCCGGAATCGACGGTGAATCTGCTCTCCGAACTCGAGGGTCGCGGCTACGAGTTAGACGGCGAGTTTCCCGAGGACGGCCAAACGCTCGTCGAGAAACTGACCGCACAACTCACGCTCGAGGATCGCTGGGTCGCCCCCGAGGACGTTCGCGACCGCTCGGTCGACGTGGTTCCGACCGACACGTACGCCGACTGGTTCACGGAGGCAGACGAACGCTTCCAGGAGAACATCCTCGAGGAGTGGGGAGAGGTCCCGAACCGGCCGTTCGCGATTCCGGGCGTCGAGTTCGGCAACGTGCTCGTCACCGTCCAGCCCCCACGCGGGTTCGGCATGGACCCCTCGAAGGTCTACCACGACTCGGACCTCCAGCCGCCACACGACTACTACGCCTTCTACGGCTGGCTCAAGCACACGTTCGAGGCCGACGCCGTCGTCCACCTGGGCACCCACGGCAGCCTCGAGTGGCTCCCCGGCAAAACCGTCGGGCTGAACGGCGAGAGTGCACCGGACCAGCTGATCGACGACATCCCGAACGTCTACCCCTACATCGTGAACAACCCCGGCGAGGGAACGCAGGCGAAGCGACGATCCTACGCCGCTATCGTCGACTACCTCACGCCCGTCATGCGGAATGCGGGCACCTACGACGAGTTGTCCGAACTCGAGGAACTCGCGAACCAGTACCGCGAAGCCGGGATGGAAGACGCCCGCGCCGACGATGGCGAGCACCTCGAGGACCTCATGCGCGAGAAGGTCGAGGAACTGGATCTCGCGGTCGAACTCGGCATTTCGGGCACCATCGATGAGAAAGCCGACGTCCGCGGTCCCGACGAAGCTGGATCGACGCTCGCGGAGGGCGAGGTGGCGGGCGAGGACCTCACAATCGACGCACTGGTCGAACGGATTCACGAGTACCTTACCGACGTCAAGACGACCCAGATCCGGCTGGGACTGCACACCATGTCCGAGCCGCCTGCGGACGAACGACTCGTCGAGTATCTGGTCGCACTGACGCGACTCGAGAACCCCGGTGCGCCAAGCCTGCGCGAGAGCGTCGCCGGTGCGCTCGGCGTCGACTACGAGACCATGCTGAACGCGCCCGGTGAGTACGACGAGGCGCTGGGCATGACCTACGCTGAAGCCGCAGACGAGGTCTACGAAACCAGCGTCGACCTGATCGAAACCCTCGCCGAGCACGAGTTCGACGTGCCCGAGTCGGAACTCGAGGGCGGTCCCGACGACGAAGTGAACATGAACCTGCTCGTCGTCGACCTCGAGACGATCGGTAACGCTCGAGCGAAGTCGGGTGCCCACGACTCCCTGCGGAAAGCGCTGGCGTACATCTGCGAGGAGGCCCAGCCCCGCGTGCAGGGGGCCGAAGACGAGATCCCGCGCACCGCAGACGCGCTCTCGGGCGAGTACGTGCCCCCTGGAGGCTCCGGCGCGCCGACCCGCGGCGGCGTCGACTTGCTCCCGACGGCGCGAAACTTCTACACGCTCGACCCGCGGAAGGTGCCCGCAAAAGCGGCCTGGCAAGTCGGCCGGGAGGTAGCCGAGGGCGTGCTCGAGCGCCACCTCGAGGAGAGCGCGACTCCGGAGGAGTCGCGAGGCGAAGGCGGCGAAGCCGCCGGAGTGGCCGAGTACCCCGAAGAGATCGGCGTCGTCGCGTGGGGGACCCCGACGGTCCGTACCCGCGGCGAGACGATCGCGCAAGTGCTCGCGATGATGGGTGTCGAACCGCAGTGGACGGACGCTGGCCGAATCGACGACGTGGAGCCGATTCCACTCGAGGAACTCGACCGACCACGAATCGACGTGACGACGCGCGTCTCGGGACTCTTCCGGGACGCGTTCCCGGCCGCGGCGGGCGTCATCCACGACGCCGTCGACGCCGTGGTCGACCTCGAGGAACCACACGAGATGAACTACGTCAAAAAGCACGTCGAGGAGGAAGCCGAGCAACTGCAGGAAGAAGAAGGGCTCGACGAATCCGACGCCAAGAAAGCGGCTCTACACCGAGTCTTCACCACCAAACCCGGCGGCTACGGTGCCGGGACCAACAAGGCCGTCGACGAGGGCAACTGGGAGGACCGCTCGGACCTCGCGAGCGTCTACGTCCAGTGGGGCGGTTACGCCATGGGCTCGAGAGGGAAGGTCAGCGACGCCCACGATTCCTTCGAACGTCGCCTCTCGAGCGTCGACGCGACGGTCAAACTCGAGGACACGATGGAGCAAGACGAGTTCGACTCCTCGGACTGGTACGCCTTCCACGGCGGCTTCATCTCGGCTGTCAGCGAAATTTCGGGCGAGGAGCCGGCGTCCTACGTCGGCGACTCCTCGGATCCCGACAACGTGGACGTCTACACGAACGAGGAGAAGGTCCGCAAGGCGATGCGCGCTCGCGTGCTGAATCCCGACTGGCTCGAGTCCATGGAGGAACACGGCTACAAGGGCGCTGGCGACCTCTCCACAACGGTCGACGTCACGCTGGGCTGGGACGCCACGACCGGCGTCGTCAGCGACACGCTCTGGAACGAGGTCGCCGAGAAGTTCGCCTTCGACGAGGATCGACAGGAGTGGATGCGCGACGTGAACCCGTGGGCCCTCGAGTCCATCTCAGACACGCTGCTCGAGGCGATCGAACGCGACCTGTGGGACGCCGACGAGGAGATCGCCGACCGATTGCGCGACCTCAACCTGAGCGTCGAGGGCGACCTCGAGGCCAGAACGACCAACGAGGTCGTCGGCGCGGAGGTGACAAACGATGACTGA